A window from Corythoichthys intestinalis isolate RoL2023-P3 chromosome 10, ASM3026506v1, whole genome shotgun sequence encodes these proteins:
- the LOC130923239 gene encoding uncharacterized protein LOC130923239: protein MSQQEVSPPISQVVTRSEASHSHSSRRSRTSQAAAQARADAEAAYARARYAKRQIDMEVEKARIEATLHALKTEGEAEAALAAAKVWEATFEEEERAKVDLSEQGVFSKTPPSIRRAQEYVHAHFDDQRVQADGTQTPNNEHLVRHNDSQQPENSPKSAGAFPHVRHIDIADEEHLQSHRGRTDISHQPTPSATPQSELSNLAAYLARRDLLTSGFKVFDNRPESYLSWKSMFCNATEGLNLKPSEELDLLTKWLGGESLQHAQRIRAVHVSNPQAGLQRLWQRLDKTYGSPEVIESSLFQRLQTFPRISNKDTHLLQELADLLLELSYAKSESYLPGLSFLDTPRGINPIVEKLPYGLQESWVTQGTKYKRENGAVYPPFSYFVRFVNDYAEMRTDPSFMLQCSNVINPRVDKTSVRRDKYRVPLAVNKIEISPAKLTAPDPDKQCPIHQKPHSLVKCRGFRMKTLDERKNILKEHAICFKCCASTNHRARDCKAIIQCSECDSDAHVSAMHVGPPPWTPQDFNPPTQSHGGESEGPNPVNTASCTEVCGQGVKGKSCSKICLVNVYRRTSPEKKKRVYAMLDDQSNSSLARSAFFDMFNVQSTIFPYTMRTCAGLSETRGRKADGFVVEDVDGKVSMMLPTITECDQIPDNRDEIPSPEVAAAHPHLRSIASQIPPLDPSADILLLLGRDIIQAHKVRGQVNGPNNAPHAQRLDLGWVVIGDVCLSGAHKPTLNSFKTNVLNSGRPTFLSPCENTIVIKEKYTKNDPLNTQAELGQHIFQQTTNDDKVALSAEDALFLDIMHNNFAKDEANNWVAPLPFRSPRRRLPDNREQAYNRLMSLRKTLRRKPEMRAHYAEFMEKIFSKGHAEPAPALAPDQECWYLPSFGVYHPQKPEKIRVVFDSSAQLDNVSLNDVLLKGPDLNNTLVGVLMRFRSDPYAVMADVEHMFHNFVVREDHRNYLRFLWFQNHDLDGKVQEFRMTVHVFGNCPSPSVAIFGLKRTAIEGEMEFGSDAKEFIERHFYVDDGLKSFSSIEQAIDVLSRAQKMLAQCNIRLHKISSNCPLITGAFPTEDRAVGMQGLDIGQTTPPMQRSLGLGWELLTDQFKFQVRVNERPFTKRGVLSVINSVFDPLGFAIPTSPYPDLNSVQQSWPWK, encoded by the exons atgtctcagcaagaagtttcaccacctatcagccaagtggtcaccaggtcggaggccagtcattctcattcttcacgccggtccagaacgagtcaagctgctgcacaagcacgagcagacgccgaagctgcctacgccagagcacggtacgccaaacgccaaatcgacatggaggtcgagaaggcacgcatcgaggcaacactacacgctctgaagacggaaggtgaagcagaagcagcgctcgccgcagctaaagtttgggaggcgactttcgaagaagaggagcgcgccaaagtcgacctcagcgagcaaggggtattttccaagacacccccctccatcaggcgtgcacaagagtatgtgcatgctcactttgacgaccagcgtgtccaagcagatggcacacaaacgccaaacaatgagcacctggttaggcacaatgactctcaacaaccagaaaatagcccaaaatcagcTGGTGCTTTTCCACATGTGCGTCACATCGACATCGCTGACGAAGAGCATCTCCAATCTCATCGTGGGAGAACGGACATCTCACACCAGCCTACACCTTCAGCAACCCCACAAAGTGAACTGTCCAATTTAGCAGCCTATCTAGCACGGCGTGATCTGCTGACATCGGGGTTCAAGGTTTTCGACAACCGGCCAGAGTCCTACCTGTCCTGGAAGTCCATGTTCTGCAACGCGACGGAAGGCCTCAATCTCAAGCCCAGCGAAGAGctcgaccttctcaccaagtggctcggcggggagtctcttcaacacgctcagaggatcagggcggtccacgtgagtaatccacaggcaggtctccaacgtctgtggcagcggctagacaagacttatggctctccagaggtaattgaatcctcactcttccaacggttgcagacttttccaagaatctccaacaaagacactcacttactgcaggagcttgctgatcttctgttagagctatcgtatgccaaaagtgaaagttatttgccgggtcttagctttctcgacacaccaaggggcataaacccgatagttgaaaaactcccatatggactccaggagtcatgggttacacaaggtaccaaatacaaaagggaaaacggtgcagtctatccacctttttcgtattttgtgcggttcgtaaatgactacgctgaaatgagaacagaccctagctttatgttacagtgttcaaacgtaataaatccaagggttgataagacatcagtaagacgagacaaatacagagttccattggcggtgaataaaatagagatcagtccggctaaattgacagcacccgatccagacaaacaatgtcctatccaccaaaaaccacattcactcgtcaaatgcagggggtttagaatgaaaacactagacgaaagaaagaacattctcaaagagcacgccatttgttttaaatgttgtgcgtccacaaatcacagggctcgagactgtaaagctattatccaatgctcagaatgtgatagcgatgctcatgtgtctgccatgcatgtcggtccacctccatggacacctcaagactttaatcccccaacccagagtcacggcggggagtctgagggcccaaatcctgtgaacacagccagttgcacagaagtatgtgggcaaggcgtaaaaggaaaatcatgctcaaagatctgtttagttaatgtatatcgccgaacttctccagaaaagaaaaagagggtatatgccatgttggatgatcagagcaattcatccttagccagatctgcgttttttgacatgtttaatGTGCAAAGTACCATATTCCCATACACCATGAGAACATGTGCAGGTTTATCAGAGACACGAGGTCGCaaagctgatggctttgttgtagaagatgtagatggtaaggtctccatgatgctgcctacaataacagaatgtgatcagattccagataatagagacgaaattcccagccctgaggtagcagcagctcaccctcatttgcgatcaatcgcttcacagattcctcctctcgacccatcggcagacattcttctgctcctgggaagggacatcattcaggctcataaagttcgtggtcaggtaaatgggccaaacaatgcacctcatgcccagcgtctcgatttaggatgggttgtcataggtgatgtctgtctctctggagctcataaacccacattgaactcatttaagacgaacgttctaaacagtggacgtcccacgttcctcagtccttgcgaaaacacaatcgttatcaaagagaaatacaccaaaaacgatccactaaacacacaagcggaactaggacaacatattttccaacaaacaacaaatgacgacaaagttgcactttcggcagaagatgcgttgttcctagacattatgcacaacaactTTGCTAAAGATGAGGCGAATAACTGGGTAGCTCCACTTCCATTCCGCTCACCTAGGCGGCGCCTACCTGACAATCGGGAGCAGGCCTACAATCGTTTAATGTCGCTCCGCAAAACGCTGAGAAGAAAACCTGAAATGAGAGCGCATTACGCTGAGTTTATGGAGAAAATATTCAGCAAGGGCCATGCCGAACCAGCGCCCGCACTGGCGCCAGATCAAGAGTGCTGGTATCTCCCTAGTTTTGGCGTTTACCACCCGCAAAAGCCAGAAAAAATTAGGGTAGTCTTTGATTCGAGTGCTCAACTTGACAATGTTTCTCTCAATGACGTGCTCCTCAAGGGACCAGATCTTAACAACACTCTCGTAGGAGTTCTGATGCGGTTTAGGTCCGACCCATACGCCGTTATGGCAGATGTGGAGCATATGTTTCACAACTTTGTAGTACGAGAAGACCACCGTAACTACCTTCGTTTCTTGTGGTTCCAAAATCATGACCTTGATGGAAAAGTGCAAGAATTTAGGATGACTGTCCATGTGTTTGGTAATTGTCCTTCCCCATCAGTCGCCATCTTTGGACTGAAAAGAACAGCCATAGAAGgagaaatggaatttggcagtgacgcaaaagaattcattgaacggcacttctatgtagatgatgggctaaagtcattctcttccatagagcaggccattgatgttcttagtagggcacagaagatgctggctcagtgtaacatacgcctgcacaaaatctcatccaattgtcctctcataacaggagcctttccaaccgaagatcgtgctgtaggcatgcaaggtcttgacattgggcagactaccccaccaatgcagcgcagtttgggcttaggatgggagctgttgactgaccaattcaagttccaagtaagagtaaatgaaAGGCCGTTCACAAAAAGGGGAGTTCTGTCAGTTATCAACAGTGTGTTCGACCCACTTGGTTTTGCTATTCCA ACATCACCATACCCCGACTTGAACTCTGTGCAGCAGTCCTGGCCGTGGAAGTAG
- the LOC130922911 gene encoding uncharacterized protein LOC130922911 codes for MAELPEDRLSTDPPFTNVGLDVFGPWSVTVRKTRGANADAKRWAVIFTCMSTRAIHIEVIESMDTSSFINALRRFFAIRGGAKLLRSDCGTNFVSACKELQIDKLGCHNDKIGTFLKDSACKWQFNPPHASHMAGSWERMIGVTRKILNAMLLEHPYGKLTHEVLVTLLAEVTAIVNARPLTAVSTDPENPVILTPAMLLTQKVGTPPIPPGQFQSGDLFKAQWKRVQYLANVFWSRWQKEYIAGLQVRHKWKTKKPNLQMGNVVLMRESLEHRNNWPLGLITKSFPSEDGNVRKVEVKICRNGENRFYIRPIREVVLLMSKDSM; via the coding sequence ATGGCTGAACTTCCTGAGGACAGGCTGTCCACGGACCCTCCTTTCACAAATGTAGGCCTTGATGTGTTCGGTCCCTGGTCCGTTACAGTGAGAAAAACGCGTGGTGCTAATGCAGATGCTAAAAGATGGGCAGTCATATTCACCTGCATGAGTACACGTGCAATTCATATTGAAGTGATTGAGTCAATGGACACATCgtcattcattaatgcactgcgtcgtttctttgccatccgaggtggtgccaaactcttgagatctgattgtgggacaaattttgtgagtgcctgcaaagagctccaaatagacaaactaggctgtcacaatgacaaaataggCACATTCTTGAAAGACAGTGCGTGCAAATGGCAGTTTAATCCTCCACATGCATCCCATATGGCTGGTTCCTGGGAACGCATGATCGGCGTCACCCGAAAAATCCTCAATGCAATGCTCCTTGAACATCCATATGGGAAGCTCACACATGAAGTACTCGTGACATTGTTAGCTGAAGTCACCGCAATTGTAAATGCACGCCCACTAACGGCTGTTTCTACAGATCCCGAAAACCCAGTCATTCTTACTCCTGCGATGCTACTCACGCAAAAGGTTGGCACACCACCGATTCCACCAGGGCAGTTTCAGTCCGGTGACCTATTCAAAGCCCAATGGAAGCGCGTGCAGTacttagctaatgttttctGGAGTCGTTGGCAGAAAGAATACATCGCAGGCCTGCAGGTTCGTCACAagtggaaaacaaaaaagccaAACCTTCAAATGGGCAACGTTGTTTTAATGAGGGAGTCTCTAGAACATAGGAATAATTGGCCACTCGGACTGATCACAAAATCTTTCCCAAGTGAGGACGGTAATGTCAGAAAAGTTGAGGTTAAGATTTGCCGAAACGGCGAGAATAGGTTTTACATTCGCCCAATTCGTGAAGTTGTGCTTTTGATGTCTAAGGATAGCATGTAA